A window of the Labeo rohita strain BAU-BD-2019 chromosome 1, IGBB_LRoh.1.0, whole genome shotgun sequence genome harbors these coding sequences:
- the gprin3b gene encoding G protein-regulated inducer of neurite outgrowth 3: MENVPNPKRTVTVQMMPQLASIDVLGNKELNANWDIEPKLTLNQDCSSGQKTKPDQDNMHLKSSIKDSHTTLLEGTVLEGKNMSSHDSEDHRQPQNSHTNMKTSGQCARNAEGRKTERDTNLNLKTVLSTSNIPSPTATCNKEKNGSSTAKTLGNEQHEPKASVAEETSAIKETLHNQMPSQAQASLQKDSSPSTNNTIKDTSLLSQSKDAGCTTSITVSSTTTNHSRVATTETSQPAPGTSINTTQPHEIHHAPTKEDKCSNECMKKDFKPSVTSQEASSGCQLESSTSNASHSIHTDVIDEEVQTQGASTDEQKPVHCKLYREASTMTSAVELPGTQRHDAEVQAVATVCCQSTGTSPSLLSLQSLQPHQRSVGLLPEENESISVVVEVKTTSEIYCNTPSVVSSSTKPSQPGTVMVHVDADLQEESKLGAKPKEPLQNGQKGFSPLQPVYQINIETCGQTKQLDETTYQLQSQGSPASVAPQNVACVQEPKAASNQACKDLPEKPSKPPASKSVLPKKAGSAKPPTDITTATPPTSSSTPQSKKTDRKQQGASKLEPEKDDQEAKQSKKSVHDVVWDEQGMTWEVYGASVDPESLGFAIQSHLQCKIKEHEKKIIAQTAFRKSLSSPPDKKNKRRQVNINLRSMFQNVRRPNCCARPSVLE, from the coding sequence ATGGAAAATGTACCAAACCCCAAAAGGACTGTCACTGTCCAGATGATGCCGCAGCTCGCCAGTATAGACGTGCTGGGAAATAAGGAGTTAAATGCTAACTGGGACATTGAGCCAAAGTTAACCTTAAATCAGGATTGCTCCTCTGGCCAAAAAACGAAACCAGATCAGGATAATATGCACCTCAAGTCCTCCATCAAAGATTCCCACACCACTCTTCTTGAAGGGACTGTCCTTGAAGGCAAAAACATGTCATCCCATGACAGCGAAGATCACAGGCAACCTCAAAATAGTCACACAAACATGAAAACGTCAGGTCAGTGTGCCAGGAACGCAGAAGGTAGAAAAACCGAACGTGACacgaatttgaatttgaaaaccGTCCTTTCAACATCCAACATCCCATCACCTACAGCCACATGTAACAAGGAGAAAAATGGCAGTAGCACAGCAAAGACACTTGGAAATGAACAACATGAGCCCAAAGCATCAGTAGCTGAAGAAACTAGTGCAATCAAAGAGACACTTCACAATCAAATGCCAAGCCAGGCTCAGGCCTCCCTTCAGAAGGATTCATCTCCCAGCACCAACAACACAATCAAAGACACCTCACTTTTATCCCAATCAAAAGATGCAGGATGCACCACCAGCATAACCGTCAGCAGTACCACCACCAATCACTCTCGAGTTGCAACAACCGAAACCTCTCAACCAGCACCAGGGACAAGTATTAACACCACGCAACCACACGAGATCCATCATGCACCCACTAAAGAGGACAAATGTAGTAATGAATGCATGAAGAAGGATTTCAAACCATCAGTAACCTCTCAAGAAGCTTCTTCTGGATGCCAATTGGAGTCTTCGACTAGCAATGCAAGTCACTCTATCCACACGGACGTGATTGATGAAGAAGTCCAAACACAAGGAGCTTCTACTGACGAGCAGAAGCCGGTCCACTGCAAACTCTATCGTGAGGCTTCTACCATGACTTCAGCCGTTGAGTTACCTGGCACGCAACGACATGACGCCGAGGTGCAGGCAGTGGCTACGGTCTGCTGTCAATCTACAGGCACTAGCCCTAGTCTTCTATCTCTACAATCTCTACAACCCCATCAGAGATCAGTTGGATTGCTGCCTGAGGAGAATGAGAGTATATCAGTGGTCGTTGAGGTGAAGACCACCTCGGAGATTTATTGCAACACACCATCTGTTGTTTCATCCAGTACGAAGCCTTCACAGCCGGGGACAGTGATGGTGCACGTAGACGCTGACCTTCAGGAAGAGTCCAAGCTTGGGGCCAAACCTAAAGAGCCTCTACAAAATGGCCAAAAAGGATTTTCACCACTTCAACCGGTTTATCAAATCAATATCGAGACTTGCGGCCAAACCAAACAATTGGACGAGACCACCTATCAGCTTCAAAGTCAAGGTTCACCTGCATCTGTTGCACCTCAAAATGTGGCCTGTGTGCAGGAACCCAAAGCAGCATCTAATCAGGCCTGCAAGGATCTGCCAGAAAAACCATCCAAGCCTCCTGCATCTAAATCCGTGCTGCCTAAGAAAGCAGGATCTGCAAAACCTCCAACGGACATCACAACGGCTACTCCTCCAACTTCCAGCTCCACACCGCAGAGCAAAAAGACAGATCGGAAACAGCAGGGAGCGTCCAAGCTGGAGCCTGAGAAAGACGACCAAGAAGCCAAGCAATCGAAGAAGAGCGTGCACGACGTCGTGTGGGACGAGCAGGGTATGACGTGGGAGGTATATGGAGCGTCAGTAGATCCAGAGTCGCTGGGTTTTGCCATTCAAAGTCACCTGCAGTGCAAAATCAAGGAGCATGAGAAGAAGATCATCGCCCAGACGGCTTTCCGAAAATCCTTGTCTTCGCCGCCAGACAAGAAGAACAAGAGAAGGCAGGTTAACATTAACCTCAGGTCCATGTTTCAAAACGTTCGCCGACCCAATTGTTGCGCACGGCCCTCAGTGCTAGAATGA